TCGTCACCATATGCGTACTTAGCAAAAGGACAAGTCATACCATAGGTTTCTTAGTTGTCATAGCTTTGAAAATTACATTGATTTTAATTTGATCCCAACTTGAGTTAGTCAAATTTAAAAATTGTATTTTTCAACTTTATCATATTTTGTTTCTCCAAGAAGCAACTCAGAGTTGATCTCTATTTGGCCATTCCTATGTATGCAAGGTCAGCAGCAAGATGGTACTAATTCTTTTTTAGTAAGAGAAGTGCAAAtttatttttgggattttttACTGCACATACTATAATACAAACTTATCTTTAGTTAAAATTTTCTATTTAAAATAGCTCGCTGGTGCGTTTAAATAGGATTTGCGACGAATAGATCCTCTAAAGGGGTAAGTTGTACTTTACCAAAAGAAATTTCATTGCCAAGGCTACATGCTAATTTTTTATTGTAAAAACTAACCTCGTTATGTAGTAGTCGAGTCATTTGGCCtttttaaagaaattatcaaAAACTTTGGCTAAGCTCGCTAAGCCGGTCAAACTAGCTTATAAGCACCTTTTGGTTTATTTATGCGTTTGGTAAATACTTAAAATGCTTATAagccaagtgcttataagctaaaatcagccataagtcataagttggtcacccTCAACTTATGcctttttagcttataagcatttTTAGTTTGACCAAGACTTTTACTagttatccttaataatattttctaattcacaaaatatttttcccaaaataaattttctaactttctttTCATTCCATATTCATTGTTCAtctttttctttacaaagaaactttttaatttataacattttgtaaagtttttaaggatattttagtcattttaataaaagaacaACTTATCAGCACTTTTCTACCAAAcacatcaactgcttattatcagtttcagccCGTCTATCCAAACACATAAATGCTTATTTAAAAAATCAGTTTCaacacttaaaaatatttttcaacactTCAAGCTTATCAGCTACTTACAATTGCTAATCCAAACAGGCTCTTAATTAAAAACAGCATGTCTTTGGATAGAAAATAAGGCGAAACTATTGTACTGAAATTTTATAAGAACAGACTGAACAATTAATTTCTCCAAGACCTAAAAACTGGCTGTTCTTTGGCAGACTTGTTACTTCCACACCCTTAATTGTGAAAAGCCACTACTAAAATACAGGAACTAGCTACCGACAAATTTTTAGCTAAACAAATTTTTTTATCGTTAAtcctatttagtatatattattGATAAGTTATCAAAAGATTTTATTAGTTACGAGCTATTTAGCAACAAATTAATGACACATTTCAGTTTTTATGCAGTGAGCACACTGTCTTGACATCGCTCCTCAGTTAATGATCATTGACTTTTTGTAAATATCATTAAATAAAAGGTAGGACTTTCATATTGCCGATGTCATTCCTTGTCAGCTTAATTAATTCACATTAATTAGCGTATAGTTATACATTACTCCCTTCGATCTATTTTAATTGATTAGTCTTAGAGTATGCACTTTGCGCATGTACCTCATCTCAATAAGTATGACAGTTTTTAAAAAgtcacataaatattatattataaattatGTTTGAGATATATACTAAAGTTAAACCAAGAAAGTATAAAATCATGAAaatacactactaaaaattcggtaaaaaccgatCAAAAATACCGACAAACGTTGGTTGGTAATAGccaaaaatcgaccaaaacgcgaccatttacgtgtggacagtatttttgtggtcggaaaggaataccgaccaaagttggtcggaaattaccgaccaactttggtcggtcaattaaattcaaaaaaaaatattgcaaaaaaaccgaccaaagttggtcggttttttccgaccaaagttggtcggtattttaattatgtaataaaaaaattcatcatctgggaatcgaatcggggtctgtactgtagcaggatactattctaccactagaccattggtacattttgttttaagattgtcttttatttgatttatactctttaattgtattttcgcacgaaaataaccgaccaaagttggtcggttttattaaaaaataaaattaccgaccaaagttggtcggtttttttaaatgacccgccgaattaaccgaccaattttggtcagtttttttaatattaatttttattaattttaattaaaaaaccgaccaaagttggtcggtttcttgaaatataaattttgcgggactcaaaaatagtttcccgcatttttgcgccaaagaaaaccgaccaaagttggtcggtttcgtaaaaaaaaaaaaaaaatattttgaaaaaccgaccaactttggtcggttttttggtcggttttttttaccgaccaaagttggtcggtcgatcTTGGTCAATTTTTggcgaatttttagtagtgataATGATTAGTGTCGATATTTAATTAACTCAATAAAGAAAGAAACTCTACCTTATAAAAAttcttaaaatcttaaatattagttccccaaaaaataaattattattataattacgATTTTTATTTAACAAGAACGACACTTATAATGATTACGACGGGTAAAGTTGATAAACATTTTAtgttaatattttatatttttaagatATGTCGTGTCAAATTTAGATAGATAGATTAGACTCGTCTATCGAAAAGTTTTTAGTGCAGACATTGATTCTTAAATCATATTCTATAAATTAGAGTGAAATTTAATTAGTtggattcaaaattttaaatattacataaatttttaaatgttaatataattttttaacaTGGAATTATTTGTTGAAGAAACAGTTTAGTTTTTAAAGCTACAAAAGTGAAGAAGTCGACCAACTTCAACTCTGTGACAACTAACTTCATATAAATTACTTCACAAATTTTTAGATTGTAGGCACCTTAAATATTTTACTTTTAGTTAGGTTTATTTCCAGaactttatagttattttatactttcagattatttatttttcaaaactaacatataaaaaatAACTATTTAGGTATTATCAAAATCATTCTTAGAAACCACAATAACTAATAATTCCAAAGCAAAAATCCTGGTTGTGTCCAATCAATAATTATTTTGGCTTTGTTTATGCTTTTAGGTTTTATAATGTTTAGATAAACATACTCATATCTACCTAACGTGAGAGCGTTAATATTTTTGGAATTAAGATTAGTTATTTTACCCAATTCAAATAAGGAATTAATATACTTGTAAGGAAAGACTTAGtagttaaaattttatttattttaaaatcttaaatattaggtAAATCGTTAAATGACGATTTTGCCTAGTGCAAGATTATTTTTTGAAAGGTTAAAAAAGgagaacgacatttcgctaagggccttcgtgtttttaatatattattataGACTTTTTGACTGTTTTACACATATTAAGGAATTCACCtattaacattaattaacaacgaaattgaccatattaaccgtAATTTATTCATTAGAAATACAACAAATACTCCTAGGCTCTTTACTCTAAGGGCAACTTTGGAATAAAAAAAGTTAATTCCTGCTTGATATCTAAAAAAACCAAATATTGTGGACCACAAAAAAGGtccaaaaatcaattaaagtggaccaAAGGGATTAATAAAGAATTTGAGAAAACTTAAAGAGAAAAGATGATTAAATTTCTCTTGTATAAACTGAAGATAGGCCTGTGCTGTTTTAATTTTCTATAAGAAATAGTAGTACAATAAATTAATTGAGGAAACAGCTAGTATAAAGTATAAACTAAAGTCTTAGTATATATTAAGAACGTGTTTGATGTAAAACAACTATAACAACAAGGTCAGTTGaattccacaagtggggtttgagaaagatagtgtgtacgcagaccttactcgtACCTTAGGAAGGTAGCTACAGAGGCTGTTTCCGGTTAAGAACATGCTTGATGTGaactatataatttttttatgatAGTTTAAATATTAGTAAAGCAAACATTTAGTTTTTTAATCTATTAAAATTAGAACTTAAAACTAAAACTAAACTAGCACTTGGCCGTCCACGCCATTAATAATTAGTTCCTTTGATTTCCGCTATATTCATTTTGAAGGGGGGTTTATTaattcttaaaaaaaataaaataaggagTAGTAGAGAGGAGGTACGAGCTAAGAATCCTTCAAgtgttttttctctttttggctatCTATTCAGCATTTAACAACCTATGGTAAAAAAAAGCTACTTAATATAGCTACGACCTCTAAATATATACGTCTTTTTTTTCAGTTGATTTTTGTAAAATCATAGCAAGCAATCCGTTTACCGCAACTGATGTTCTACTTAATGGAAAggggaaaaaaaaattatatcaaAGAACTGTTTTAAGAGTGGTCCAAGTTGAAAATGTAAACCAATAAATAAATGCCCTTGCTATCATTCAGTAGAAACTAGAAAGTATCCACAAGGCGTGTCTTTGATGTTAAGTAACCCGAGGGTTTTCAagatttaatatatataaatatatatatatatatatatatatatatatatatatatatatatatatatatatatatatatatatatatatatatacctctgTCCAGCCCTATCCATCtggcaaaaatagaaagaaaggtATCACTACTTCGCCTCTTTGTTGGACCGCTGGGGTAAACACAATGGTCACTGACCAGAACGAGGAACCTCTTCGAATTTGGATTGTTtaaacaaacaaataaataaaacacTATCTAGCTAGTACAGGATCcataagaagaaaaaggaaagaaataaaaTAGAAAGGAAAAAACAAAATAGCATCTAGATAGGCTTTATTTGTTCAATAATCACAAGAAGCAATCAACTACAGGAGCTGACTTTCCCAACTTGAACTCTAAATCATTCTCCAATGGCGTCAAGTTCAAATCCAAACATAAAACTCTTCGACTATTATTTGATTTCTTTACAACATGATTAGGAACTTGAATACTATTTTCATTTGTCATACCTCTATGTCTTCTCATATGCCCACCTAAAGCTTGACCTATAGGAAACTCAACCCCACATATTGAACACTCATGTGTTTTTGGTTTAGGTGGAGATGTTGGCAACTGATGAAAATTCAATTCTCCCATTAATCTTGGCTTCTTATGACTTGCTCTATGACCTCCAAGAGCTTGGAATGAAGAAAATTGTCTATTGCAAGTTTTGCACTCGAAAACTCGACTAGGAGAATTGTTGATTGTGTCAAAATGATTTTCTTGGCTAGAAAAAAGCATCAAGTAATTTGCCATTGTTGTTATATTGGTTCGAAATTCtccttctctttctctctttatTGGTAGAACGACCATGATTTCTTGAAATGCTGGGAAATGGTATATTTTCGGTTTACGAATAAGAATGGACTTTAAAATCGGATGCCCTCAGCGAGAAAGGTCCTGGCCCTACCAACCAAGTATCAAACAGAAAGAAGAGAAAGAATGGAGGTTGTTTTTGGTTGAATATTCTTGGGGGAGAAAAGGAGAGTTGGTTAACTGGTTTTGGTTGGAAAAGAAAGAATGAATTAATTGAGGAACTCCATAGCCATTGGAGTAGGTTAtttataaggggtttattagtcTAGTAGTTTGACTATGGGCTTAGTTGGCTTATTTGTAATGAATAAATTGGCACATTTCTTGGGGGATAAGTAAGTTCGATACATTCTGTTTAGACGAATTTACTGTGGGGATAATTGCTATGGTAAAATCGTCATACATGAAATATGTTTATATAACAAGCTTAAGTAATTGATACCAAAAGAACTACTATATTTTaaaaaggatatatatatatatactgac
This sequence is a window from Nicotiana tomentosiformis chromosome 5, ASM39032v3, whole genome shotgun sequence. Protein-coding genes within it:
- the LOC104095005 gene encoding zinc finger protein ZAT11-like; this encodes MVVLPIKREREGEFRTNITTMANYLMLFSSQENHFDTINNSPSRVFECKTCNRQFSSFQALGGHRASHKKPRLMGELNFHQLPTSPPKPKTHECSICGVEFPIGQALGGHMRRHRGMTNENSIQVPNHVVKKSNNSRRVLCLDLNLTPLENDLEFKLGKSAPVVDCFL